From a single Fusarium fujikuroi IMI 58289 draft genome, chromosome FFUJ_chr03 genomic region:
- a CDS encoding related to short-chain alcohol dehydrogenase — translation MLSSKPVFLCIGSGPGIGRSVTALFAAKRYQNVALIARRPEQLDIEKAAILEVAGHGVDVQTYALDVTDIEALHSTITRIERTLGNIECVLYNAARVQKSTFFTYRVEDLEYDFKICVSALYCVAKRLMPHFLDLADMKPHFKPAFIVTSSMLPVEPMPDLFALSLAKAAQRNLVKSLSMTYGPHGVHIGVINVAGFISAEEKETNPNNIAHKTWEWFDTRGNAQFEVRI, via the exons ATGCTTTCTTCTAAGCCAGTCTTTCTGTGTATCGGCTCCGGTCCCGGAATTGGCCGTTCAGTCACGGCTCTTTTCGCTGCAAAGCGCTATCAAAACGTCGCTCTAATCGCCCGACGACCTGAGCagcttgatattgagaaAGCGGCCATCCTCGAGGTAGCGGGTCACGGAGTCGATGTACAGACGTATGCCCTGGATGTCACCGACATAGAGGCGCTCCATTCTACTATCACTCGCATTGAGCGAACATTAGGCAATATTGAGTGTGTTCTCTACAACGCCGCACGAGTTCAAAAGTCAACCTTTTTCACATATCGCGTTGAAGATCTCGAATATGACTTCAAG ATCTGTGTGTCGGCCCTATACTGTGTGGCAAAGCGACTGATGCCTCACTTTCTAGATCTTGCAGATATGAAACCACATTTTAAACCGGCTTTTATTGTGACGAGTTCGATGCTGCCTGTTGAGCCAATGCCAGACCTTTTTGCCTTGTCTCTTGCAAAAGCAGCCCAGCGCAACCTGGTTAAAAGTCTATCCATGACATATGGGCCACATGGAGTCCATATTGGTGTCATCAATGTCGCAGGCTTTATATctgcagaggagaaggagacaaATCCTAATAATATCGCCCACAAAACTTGGGAATGGTTTGATACGAGGGGAAATGCCCAATTCGAGGTGCGGATTTAG
- a CDS encoding related to putative tartrate transporter, whose product MDTGKASVQMDEGDTPAAGREQNLESWDFNAQTEEWRKEFDKKLLRKVDMRLMPTLVVMYLLNFLDRSNLAQARQGSLEEDLGMSGTDFNLATSIFFVGYLLMQLPSNLILTKLRPSLYLSASCCLWGVVSTCNAASDSFTHLIVIRFFLGFVEAPFFPGAVFLMSSWYTRAELTRRIAWLYSGNALANMFGGVLGAAILGDLEGAHGIAGWRWLFIIEGVAAIGFSFIASVALPNYPHTTKWLSQEERAFAAWRLAQDINEVDAYGEKTIWDGVKMAVRDYRLYLFVLLQHVSLISQTFQYFFPTIVGTLGYGKITTLWLTAPAWFATFLLSVCVTLSSAKTNDRSLHIICLMLVAAIGNAIAAGTTVVGARFFAMFLMPMGSVASYQIIVSWVANSFPRPLVKRSAVIAICNMIGNTASIYGSYMYPSKDGPQYTPGGSANAAICVIVALLALLLRYVHKRENKKLDKAEAEANAVATKDGKVDMAAATGTQRSGFRYIY is encoded by the exons ATGGACACAGGCAAAGCGTCCGTCCAAATGGACGAAGGCGATACCCCCGCCGCCGGTCGTGAGCAAAATCTCGAGTCATGGGACTTTAATGCCCAAACCGAAGAATGGCGCAAAGAGTTCGACAAGAAACTCCTCCGAAAAGTCGACATGCGACTAATGCCGACTCTCGTCGTCATGTATCTCCTCAACTTTCTCGACCGCTCAAATCTCGCACAAGCCCGACAAGGATCCCTCGAAGAAGATCTCGGCATGTCAGGCACAGATTTCAACCTCGCCACGTCGATCTTCTTCGTGGGATATTTACTCATGCAACTCCCCTCCAATCTCATCCTGACAAAGCTTCGGCCGTCGCTGTACCTCAGCGCATCTTGTTGTCTCTGGGGCGTTGTGTCGACTTGTAATGCTGCTTCTGATAGCTTCACCCATTTAATTGTCATTCGGTTCTTTCTGGGTTTTGTCGAAGCGCCGTTCTTTCCCGGGGCggtgttcttgatgagctcgtGGTATACGAGAGCTGAGCTTACTCGGCGCATTGCATGGCTTTATTCGGGGAATGCGTTGGCGAATATGTTTGGTGGAGTTTTGGGTGCTGCCATTCTCGGCGACCTCGAGGGAGCTCATGGCATTGCAGGGTGGAGGTGGCTTTTCATCATC GAGGGCGTAGCCGCCATCGGATTCTCCTTCATCGCCTCCGTCGCTCTGCCCAATTACCCTCACACCACCAAATGGCTAAGCCAAGAAGAGCGCGCCTTCGCAGCATGGCGCTTGGCCCAAGATATCAACGAAGTCGACGCATACGGTGAAAAGACAATCTGGGACGGTGTCAAGATGGCTGTACGCGATTATCGACTTTacctttttgttcttctacAACACGTCAGCTTGATTTCTCAGACGTTTCAATATTTCTTCCCGACTATTGTTGGAACGCTTGGCTATGGAAAGATCACCACTCTATGGCTTACTGCTCCTGCTTGG TTTGCGACTTTTCTCCTCTCCGTCTGCGTCACGTTGAGCTCTGCCAAGACGAACGATAGATCACTTCATATCATTTGTCTCATGCTCGTAGCGGCTATCGGAAACGCGATTGCAGCTGGGACAACTGTTGTCGGAGCTCGCTTCTTTGCCATGTTTCTCATGCCCATGGGCTCTGTCGCTTCTT ACCAAATCATCGTATCATGGGTCGCAAACTCCTTCCCCCGTCCTCTAGTAAAACGCTCAGCCGTCATCGCCATCTGCAACATGATCGGCAACACAGCTAGTATCTACGGATCGTACATGTATCCCAGTAAAGATGGGCCCCAATACACACCAGGTGGTAGCGCCAATGCCGCGATCTGTGTTATCGTcgctcttcttgctcttctgctACGATATGTTCATAAGAGAGAGAACAAGAAGTTAGATAAAGCAGAGGCAGAAGCGAATGCCGTGGCTACCAAGGATGGAAAGGTCGACATGGCTGCGGCTACGGGAACTCAACGGTCAGGTTTTAGGTATATTTACTAG
- a CDS encoding related to heterokaryon incompatibility protein (het-6OR allele), producing the protein MQTPKSWDILPAFSMGNFFQSRQIWPRSKIYAPLDTDRREIRLASIVPGRWSEDVYCELKVVSLDETPTYEALSYTWGDPLDKTPIFLNGLTFLVTKNLHWALRRLRHCDETRYIWIDALCINQSNKPEKTRQIELMKDIYSGAHEVQVYFGESGVLDTISSEEQSTWTDPPRSYWFGDNRDRPILNDFGNFQTMTDKQLSRLSPTTRLRQAISSAYTILILLARGRCLDNFFLERTNPQVWAETLAVLHHLASSPWWKRVWVVEEVILCRSATTIYGEVVAPLDSVERGGSMIPIHIERCCRDFYQGLSGDLQSHLLAISQHTAALEGLRHEWEMYADKEAQRLQRFLGMTRTRGAYDARDKIYSILGLTRDCSEQLSILPDYSIPVSQVYAQTAFKIICHTNSLEILLTTEKKKTDSEIPTWCPDWSCSSHGEENDLWVHSRSWKFNAGPINGTVASLCHGRVLAVEGVHIDIVSKTTFALSQDAPLGPRLDEFAEMLGHDSEPQAHYVTGGTVKQAFCRTMLNEALETEPNRYERLTEDDDIFFSLWCTRTRDGSGLRLNPDDFPGLDPVAQREAISIIQARLRLISRSFWLPNDNRTFFITDGGYMGFGPPDMRQGDLVTILLGSKMPFILRHAPVSEATDDRTYYTVVGYSYLPPSKKLVETFQLRIKILEDRLVALGQSIPAAVRRRAKYGGRSSG; encoded by the exons ATGCAAACACCAAAAAGTTGGGATATTTTGCCCGCCTTCTCTATGGGCAACTTCTTTCAGTCTCGGCAAATCTGGCCCAGGAGTAAAATTTACGCCCCACTCGACACTGACAGGCGAGAAATCCGGCTAGCATCCATAGTACCTGGGAGATGGTCTGAAGATGTCTACTGCGAACTCAAGGTTGTGTCCCTCGATGAAACACCTACGTACGAGGCCTTATCGTATACCTGGGGAGACCCATTAGACAAGACTCCCATCTTTCTGAACGGCTTGACTTTTCTTGTCACGAAGAACTTGCATTGGGCACTTCGGAGACTTCGACATTGTGATGAGACACGGTATATATGGATCGATGCTCTTTGTATCAATCAGTCAAATA AGCCTGAGAAGACCAGACAAATCGAATTGATGAAGGACATATATTCAGGAGCTCACGAGGTCCAAGTGTACTTTGGTGAGAGTGGTGTATTAGACACAATTAGCTCAGAAGAGCAATCAACATGGACAGATCCCCCACGATCATATTGGTTTGGGGATAACAGAGATCGTCCCATCTTGAATGACTTCGGTAACTTCCAAACTATGACCGACAAGCAGCTTTCACGACTCAGCCCGACTACACGCCTAAGGCAGGCCATCTCTAGCGCATACACTATCCTAATCCTCCTAGCTCGAGGCAGATGTCTTGACAATTTCTTTCTAGAGCGTACCAATCCGCAAGTTTGGGCGGAGACGCTTGCGGTGCTCCACCATCTCGCAAGTAGTCCTTGGTGGAAGCGAGTTtgggttgttgaggaggttaTACTATGCCGCAGCGCAACGACAATCTATGGCGAGGTAGTGGCGCCTCTAGACAGCGTCGAAAGAGGCGGGTCTATGATTCCAATACACATTGAGAGATGCTGTCGGGACTTTTATCAGGGTCTTTCAGGCGATCTTCAGTCACACTTGCTGGCCATATCACAACATACTGCTGCGCTGGAAGGTCTACGACATGAATGGGAGATGTATGCGGATAAAGAAGCCCAGCGCCTCCAGAGATTTCTGGGAATGACGCGTACAAGGGGAGCCTACGATGCTCGTGATAAGATATATTCAATTCTCGGCCTCACCAGAGACTGCTCTGAGCAACTTTCCATCCTACCTGATTACTCGATACCTGTATCACAGGTTTATGCCCAAACGGCCTTCAAGATCATATGTCACACAAACTCACTAGAGATTTTGCTCACcacagagaagaaaaagacgGACTCTGAAATTCCCACTTGGTGTCCCGATTGGAGCTGCTCAAGTCATGGCGAGGAGAATGATCTATGGGTGCATTCAAGATCCTGGAAGTTCAATGCTGGCCCGATAAATGGGACAGTAGCAAGTCTTTGCCATGGACGAGTCCTCGCTGTCGAGGGCGTCCACATCGACATCGTTTCTAAAACGACATTTGCTCTCTCGCAAGACGCGCCGTTGGGTCCCCGACTGGACGAGTTCGCTGAGATGCTCGGTCACGACTCAGAGCCCCAAGCTCACTATGTCACTGGCGGCACAGTCAAGCAAGCATTCTGTCGCACGATGCTGAATGAAGCTCTGGAGACAGAACCGAATAGATATGAGCGACTAactgaagatgacgatattttcttttctttatgGTGTACGAGGACAAGAGATGGGTCTGGTTTACGTTTAAATCCAGATGACTTCCCTGGGTTAGACCCAGTCGCACAGAGAGAGGCTATTTCTATCATCCAGGCACGGTTGAGGCTTATTAGTCGATCTTTTTGGCTCCCAAATGATAACAGAACTTTTTTCATCACAGACGGAGGATATATGGGATTTGGACCACCAGACATGAGGCAAGGCGACTTGGTGACTATCTTACTGGGAAGCAAGATGCCTTTCATTCTCCGGCATGCGCCGGTAAGCGAAGCGACTGACGATAGGACGTACTATACAGTTGTCGGGTATTCTTATCT GCCGCCAAGTAAAAAGCTTGTTGAGACGTTCCAGCTTCGGATCAAGATTTTGGAGGATCGACTTGTTGCACTGGGTCAATCAATTCCTGCTGCTGTCAGGAGACGCGCCAAATATGGAGGAAGATCAAGCGGATAA
- a CDS encoding probable rhamnogalacturonase A precursor — translation MKSLLITGLFSALLATAQLTGPVGPLTALSQKTHECNILDYGAVDDNSTDIADAIEKTFKTCVLPHAGSRLIVPDGQYLIKRSVVLSNGTNWAFQLDGLITLAYGGNWTVDRKLVLQGFAGVELLNATINGEGDGQFLQNGLTIINPVDFEFYSQNGKGAIQGQGYIYRNLANTFRPRLVRIISPINTSVHDLILVDSPKFHIVFDFAENLEVYHLTIRGANLGSYDGVDVVGTNYWIHDIEVTNRDECVSVKSPSSHALIENLVCNQAGSGISIGSLNVSASIANIHARNINIIQGNNIAFIKTYPGGSGHVTNITFENFRSKASLYGLDINQYWQNTFEPDTRAVALSNLVFKNFSGSVADGSKRPPLFLVANDLSFATNVTVQDFSIWTESGTSVINKISNIFGHGDNSYGQANGIKSLSSGQAPTAYTSTYTVTATPTGWTAPSFPTWAVASTGYGTDVPIPVYTPAALWKPSGDYDKHYWGSF, via the exons ATGaaatctcttctcatcacagGCCTGTTCTCAGCCCTCCTGGCAACCGCTCAACTCACCGGCCCAGTCGGTCCCCTCACAGCCCTCTCCCAAAAGACCCACGAGTGCAACATTCTCGACTATGGCGCTGTCGACGACAACTCCACTGATATCGCAGATGCCATCGAGAAGACCTTCAAGACCTGCGTTCTCCCGCATGCTGGAAGCCGTCTGATCGTCCCTGATGGCCAGTATCTGATCAAACGCTCAGTGGTCCTGTCAAACGGAACGAACTGGGCGTTCCAACTGGATGGGCTTATCACCCTCGCCTATGGCGGTAACTGGACTGTTGATCGTAAGTTGGTATTGCAGGGCTTTGCGGGTGTTGAGCTGCTGAACGCGACTATCAATGGTGAAGGTGATGGGCAATTCTTGCAGAATGGACTCACCATTATAAACC CCGTCGACTTTGAGTTTTATTCACAGAATGGAAAGGGTGCCATTCAAGGACAGGGCTATATCTACAGGAACTTGGCAAA TACTTTCCGTCCCCGTCTTGTCAGAATTATTTCACCGATTAACACTTCAGTTCACGACCTCATTCTCGTCGACAGCCCAAAGTTTCACAtcgtctttgactttgctgAGAACCTTGAGGTATATCACCTCACCATCCGAGGGGCCAACTTAGGTTCctatgatggtgttgacgtGGTGGGCACGAACTATTGGATCCACGACATCGAG GTTACAAACCGAGACGAATGCGTGTCGGTGAAGAGCCCTTCCAGCCATGCTCTTATCGAGAATTTGGTTTGTAACCAAGCTGGTTCCGGTATCTCGATCGGTAGTCTCAACGTGTCGGCATCCATCGCTAATATC CATGCACGGAACATCAACATTATCCAGGGAAACAACATTGCTTTCATAAAGACTTATCCTGGCGGCTCTGGCCACGTCACTAATATCACCTTTGAGAATTTCCGATCCAAGGCTTCTCTTTATGGCTTGGATATCAACCAGTATTGGCAAAACACGTTTGAACCTGATACCAGAGCTGTAGCGCTAAGTAACCTTGTTTTCAAGAACTTCTCTG GATCTGTCGCTGATGGTTCCAAAAGGCCTCCCCTCTTCTTGGTAGCCAATGATCTATCATTCGCCACCAACGTCACGGTTCAAGACTTTAGCATTTGGACCGAGTCTGGAACTTCagtcatcaacaagatcagcAACATCTTTGGCCACGGCGATAATTCTTATGGACAGGCGAATGGTATCAAATCGCTTTCGTCTGGCCAGGCACCGACCGCGTACACCAGCACGTACACTGTCACCGCTACACCTACTGGCTGGACAGCTCCGTCATTCCCTACGTGGGCTGTGGCAAGCACTGGTTATGGAA CTGATGTACCTATTCCGGTCTACACGCCAGCTGCACTATGGAAGCCGAGTGGTGACTATGATAAACATTACTGGGGAAGCTTTTGA
- a CDS encoding N-sulfoglucosamine sulfoohydrolase family protein, whose amino-acid sequence MAAKNVLLLVADDLGKQLGCYGHPNSKTPNIDKLASQGVRFDRAFASTASCSGSRSTIYTGLHTHQNGQYGLNSGKHHFMTFDHVESGPAILSKNGVRTGIIGKIHVGPEAVYPWEWRAESLTRDVWWSSQKAKEFFATSKEDVRPFVLTVGYHDPHRDRTRGGFGNDEPVNERIQSVKYRPEDMVVPEFLSNTPRARQELAEYLEAISRLDQGIGFILDELENAGLTSSTMVIFMSDNGPPFMNSKTTLYDAGVQLPLIVRRPDLKASVNGNLVSYVDILPTILDWTLGPAAEEPKKQLSGRSFLDILGQEKDLDAWDHVFGSHTFHESTNYWPTRFIRTRRYKYHRNIAWRLDFPFANDIYGSLTWEDIRNSEDSPKKIGQRNLKDYFFRPAEELYDLELDPQEVVNLAKDTKYKDVLETLRVRLEDWQRRTNDPWLYRDGVSVLLNKHHLDAGLEVPDKWDLDVEHPETKGVAKYKNLPFGIAGARD is encoded by the coding sequence ATGGCGGCAAAAAACGTCCTCCTGCTTGTCGCAGACGACCTAGGCAAACAACTAGGCTGCTACGGACATCCCAATTCAAAAACCCCAAACATCGACAAACTCGCTTCCCAAGGTGTTAGATTCGACAGAGCCTTTGCAAGTACTGCTTCATGCAGTGGAAGTCGCTCTACCATCTATACCGGGCTGCATACCCACCAGAACGGACAGTATGGTCTCAACAGTGGAAAGCACCATTTCATGACCTTCGATCACGTTGAGTCTGGTCCTGCAATCTTATCCAAGAACGGTGTGAGAACTGGGATCATTGGCAAGATTCACGTTGGGCCTGAGGCTGTGTATCCGTGGGAGTGGAGAGCTGAGAGTCTGACGAGGGATGTTTGGTGGTCTTCTCAGAAGGCGAAGGAGTTCTTCGCTACGTCAAAAGAAGATGTGAGACCTTTTGTTTTGACGGTAGGATATCATGATCCTCATCGCGATCGAACTCGCGGTGGCTTTGGTAATGATGAGCCTGTCAACGAGCGCATACAAAGCGTCAAGTACCGCCCTGAAGATATGGTAGTTCCCGAATTCTTGTCCAACACTCCCAGGGCCAGACAAGAGCTTGCGGAATATCTCGAGGCCATCAGTCGCTTAGATCAGGGAATTGGGTTTatccttgatgagctcgagAATGCCGGCCTTACATCGAGTACAATGGTCATCTTCATGAGTGACAACGGACCTCCGTTCATGAACTCAAAGACAACTTTATACGATGCTGGTGTTCAGCTACCTCTTATTGTACGACGACCAGACTTAAAAGCTTCCGTCAACGGGAATCTAGTTTCGTATGTCGACATTCTGCCGACGATACTAGACTGGACACTTGGCCCAGCTGCGgaagagcccaagaagcAACTATCCGGCCGCTCGTTCCTGGATATCCTTGGACAGGAAAAGGATCTTGATGCTTGGGACCACGTGTTCGGCTCACACACGTTCCATGAGTCTACCAACTACTGGCCTACTCGCTTCATCCGTACGCGGCGTTACAAGTACCATCGCAACATCGCATGGAGACTCGACTTTCCATTTGCGAACGACATTTACGGATCATTGACATGGGAAGACATTCGAAACTCAGAAGATAGTCCCAAGAAGATTGGGCAAAGGAACCTGAAGGATTACTTCTTTCGCCCGGCTGAAGAGCTGTATGATTTGGAGCTCGACCCGCAGGAAGTCGTGAACCTAGCGAAAGACACCAAGTATAAAGATGTTCTGGAGACGTTGAGGGTTAGGCTTGAGGACTGGCAGCGGAGGACGAATGATCCTTGGCTCTACCGTGATGGAGTCTCTGTGTTGTTGAACAAGCATCATCTCGATGCTGGGTTGGAAGTTCCTGATAAATgggatcttgatgttgagcACCCTGAGACAAAGGGAGTTGCAAAGTACAAGAATCTGCCGTTTGGTATAGCCGGGGCACGGGATTGA
- a CDS encoding probable pectin lyase precursor: MKFTLCLSALTALFTSVTAQKVSGAAQGFAQGVTGGGSAAAVTPKNIQELVTYLTDKTPRVVVLDRTYDFIGSEGTVKEKGCAPWKTGAGCQLAINAAGNWCGNNPKVDVTYSKAGTSGINVASDKTIIGVGNKGIIKGKGLRFVNVMNIIVQNIHITNLNPQYVWGGDAFTFSGTSKIWVDHCTTSLLGRQHYVFGRDKSTGITLSNNHIDGHTQWSAGCDGYHYWTIEMVGQGDQITLQNNLIEHTSGRGPALSATTFLHAVNNVWRDINGHAIEGDTAGKGLFEGNVFQNVKQVVVPDFKGQLNSCPDNAAASATQQYLGRVCQGNIFISSGAFNRKDTGFMSEFKGLPIARSTQATTAQSKVPGNAGFGRI; the protein is encoded by the exons ATGAAGTTCACCCTCTGCCTCAGTGCGCTCACAGCGCTTTTCACTTCCGTGACCGCCCAAAAAGTCTCCGGTGCAGCACAAGGTTTCGCCCAAGGTGTCACAGGCGGTGGCTCCGCTGCAGCAGTTACGCCGAAGAATATTCAAGAGCTGGTAACTTATCTCACCGACAAGACGCCCCGCGTTGTTGTGCTTGACCGAACGTATGACTTTATCGGTTCAGAAGGCACTGTTAAAGAGAAGGGATGTGCGCCGTGGAAGACTGGTGCGGGATGTCAGTTGGCTATCAACGCAGCTGGGAACTGGTGCGGTAACAATCCCAAGGTTGATGTTACGTATAGCAAGGCTGGAACGAGTGGGATTAATGTCGCTTCTGATAAGACGATTATCGGAGTTGGGAACAAGGGTATTATCAAGGGGAAGGGATTGCGGTTTGTTAATGTCATGAACATTATCGTTCAAAACATTC ATATCACGAACCTGAACCCTCAGTATGTCTGGGGTGGTGACGCCTTCACCTTCTCCGGCACCAGCAAGATCTGGGTTGATCACTGCACC ACATCGCTGCTTGGCCGTCAGCACTACGTCTTTGGCCGTGACAAGAGCACTGGCATAACCCTTTCCAACAATCACATCGATGGTCATACACAGTGGTCCGCTGGCTGCGACGGTTACCACTACTGGACCATTGAGATGGTCGGCCAAGGCGACCAGATTACCCTTCAGA ACAACCTCATCGAGCACACCTCAGGCCGTGGCCCAGCCCTCTCAGCAACCACATTCCTTCACGCCGTCAACAACGTCTGGCGCGACATCAACGGTCACGCCATCGAAGGCGACACCGCCGGCAAGGGTCTTTTTGAAGGCAATGTCTTCCAGAACGTCAAACAGGTTGTCGTCCCCGACTTCAAGGGCCAACTCAACAGTTGTCCTGATAACGCTGCTGCTAGCGCTACCCAACAGTACCTCGGCCGCGTGTGCCAGGGTAACATTTTCATTTCATCTGGTGCATTTAACAGAAAGGATACCGGCTTTATGTCGGAGTTCAAGGGACTTCCTATTGCGAGGTCGACGCAGGCTACTACCGCTCAGAGCAAGGTTCCGGGTAATGCTGGTTTTGGAAGGATCTGA